TGCCGATGGTTTGCAGATTCACGACCACGCCGCTTTGGCCGGTCGCCGAGTTGGTTTCGTCTTCGACCGAGCCGAAGCGAATCAACTCTTCCAGCGGCATACTTACCCGCCCCCACGGCAAAATCATGCGCCGCCGAAAGCTCGCGCCTTGCTCGTCGAGCTTGAAGATTTCGCGACCGAACAGCGAGTAGCTCGCATACACGACGACGAAGATCCACGACACCCAAAACGGGATCGCGAACATCAGCATCTCCGGCTGCGGATCTTCTCGAATGCGCACGAAGAGCAGCACGCATCCGACCGACCAGCCCGCGAGCCAGAAGAGCATGAAGCAGCCGATCGCCGTACTGCCGGTGCGAATCTTTACTTCCAGCCGATCGGGCTCGAACGTCGTCTTAAACGAAAGCTGCTTCGGTTGCTCAGGTTGCTTCACGGCCGCTCCTCATAGGGGAAGCGGCCATGATAACGCTCGCCTGGAGCCAGAGCGAGCAGCGGATAATAGGAAGCGCGAAAGAACCCGTCGCCGGGAACTACGCGATCAGCAAGATGCCCGACACGGCAACCGCTTCCCGACGGAGCGCACCGACCGCTTCTTCGGCTTCGCGAATCGGGGTTCGTTCGAGTTCGATGAGCATCACCACCCCGTCGGCCAAGGCCAACAGCGGCGATTGCTCGAGCGCCAGTTCGTTCGTCGTGTGCAGCAAATGGTAGCCGCGGTCCTTGCGCAGCGCTCGGAGCGCATCGAGTCCGTAGGCTTCATGGCTCCCGTCGGTCGGGCCGAAAATCTTCGTGGCGAAGCCGAGCGCTTCAATTGCCGCGCCGATCGATTCGACCACTTCGACATCTTCCGTCGGGCTGCCGCAAGTGACGAGCGCGACGAGCGACGGGGAACGAAATCGGGTCACGATCGCCGTAGCAGCCGAGGCGTAATCGGCGGCGATCGTCGCTCGCGCGCTCAGCGGCAATTCGCCCGGCTGGCTGACCACCGGCTTCGCGTAGCGGGGCGAGCGGAGCGGAATCGAGGCGACGGGTTCCGCCGGCGATTCGACGACAGGCTGTGATGCAACAACCACGTGCGGTGCGGCGACCGCCGTCGCAGGAGCCGCATGGGTAAACGAAACGGCGGACATCGAATGAGTCGAGCGATGCGCGTCGATACGACGCAGCGCTTCCAACAGAGCAGTCATACGTTCCCTCGATGCGATAGGGCCCGGCCGTGGCCGAGCGTGGGGCGTGTGCGCGAACGGGAGCGGGACCTACTACTCTACCTTACGCATACGAGCGAAAAGCTGACGGTAGTCTTGTTTGCGCACCAGCGTCGCTTCCGCAGTCGGAATCGCATTCGTCTGGGGATCGTCTTCGACGATGATCATGTCGGCATCGCTGCCGGCCCGCTTCGGCACGATGATGAAATCTTCCGGCTCGACCGGATCGGACTCGGCGACATGCTCGGCGGCACCGCGCCGGCCCGCGACCAAAGGAATCGTCGGACGAACGACGGAGCGCGCCTGAGCGGCAGCATGCGGAGCCGCGATCGGCGCCGCTGCGGCAACGCCTGCCGCGACCGGAGCGTCGACGGTCGGCGTCTGTTTAAGCGTCGGTTGCTTGGCCTGTTCTTGATCGGCCGTGAGCCGGCTGCGGGCCTGTTCGTGCAACGCGCGGCTTGCATTCAGCAAGGCCGCGAGCGCGGTTCCTTCGGTGCTGTAGACCTGCGCTCGGGGCGCAACTTGCAAGCGGTCGGCCGATGCATAGCGATCGACGACCGACACTTCTTCCACGAAATCTTCCGCGAACGGATCGCGACGGGCTTCGCTCAACATCAATTCCACCTCTGGCTGCTGTGTCACGACGGGCTCGTAGTCGGTTTCCCATTCGGCGAGATGCGTTTCCAAAACATCGAGCGTCACGTCGGCTTCCGAACGTCGCTCGACTGGGATTACGGACGCATACGTCTCGTGGTTCGCCGCCGAAGAAATAATGCCGGCCTCGTTCGTCGCGCTCGGTTCGAGCTCGCCGAGCTCGAGATCCGTGTCGAAGTCGTTGCCGGCATCGGCGAGCTCGCCCGCATGGTGAGCGGAGCTCGTCGTCGTCGGAGTGCTCGGGTGAAACGAAGCCCGCGGAGCCGGCTCGACGAGCACCGAATCATCGAGCAAGCCGAACTCGATCACGGAATCTTGCGACGACGCGTTCGGATCCGAATAGCCGGCGGCTTGGCTCCATGGCGTCGGCAGTTGTTGCAAGTCGGCCCAAGCTTCTTCGATGCCGGCCGAGTCGATCGGGCGGACACCGCCGGCGCAGGCCATCACCAAAGCATGATCGCACGTCTGATTCACGAGGCGAGGAATTCCCTCGGTCGCGCGATAGATCGTTTCGATCGCGCCGTCGGTGAAGACCTTCTGCGGCTCGCTGCCGACGCTTGCGATCTGCTGCCGCACATATTCGGCGGTATCGCTCCGGTCCATCGCTTCCAAATAACAGCGCGACGTGATGCGCTGTTGCAGCGAGCCGAGGCGCGGAGTCGCCAAGCGTTCTTCCAAGGCCGCAGCGCCGGCAAGCACGAGCCGCACGCGAGGTTCCCCGGAACGCATGAAGTCCGTGATCATCCGGACTTCTTCCAACAAGCGCAGCGGCAGCAGATGCGCTTCGTCGATCAACAGCAGCAACCCCTCGGCGGGCGTGACGCCGGGCTGCAACCGATCGAACAACGCCAAACGCAGTTCCCCTTCTTCCAAGCCTCGGTAGGGCATCCCGAGCTCGAACAGAATCGCTTGGAGTAGCGCGCGGCGTGTCGCCAGCCGACCGTTCGACAACATCGCGACGTCGAAACGTCCGCGGAATCGTTCGGCCATCAAATGCAACAACAACGTCTTACCGCAACCGGCAGGGCCGATGACGATCGAAGTCCCTTCGGCGCGCTCGATTGCGCGCTCGACGGCCGTTCGGGCAGGCTCGATCGAGCGGCCCGGAAAGTAGCGATCGGCGCGGGCGGCGGCGGCAAAGGGGCGCTGCGTCAACTCAAAAAACGCTTCGTACATCCTCGCGATAGCCTCTCGAAAACGTGGATACTGCTCGGTCTGTGGGGCAGGACAAGTCGGAAGGAGAACGAGCAGTCGAAAGCAGCGGGGCAACGACTCCGGCACACAGCATTCATCGGCAGAGAAGCTAGGTGGGCTGAAGCCTCGCGGCCTTCTTTGACAGTTGTAACGAAAGCGAAAAAACTCCGGAAAACAGGGTATATAACGTGGCCTTACGCCGCGCGGCGCAGCAGGTCTTGCGAATGGCTCGCGACCGCCGGCCGACGCCGCCTTACGACCGCTAACACCGGCGCGGCAAGCCGCGCTTCGACGCTGCCGGCTTCGTGAAATAAGGGATCGGACGGCGCTGCCGGTGCAGACTCTTCTTCCGGCAACGCCGCGAGCTGAGGGCCGGCGACCACGGCCAGCGTCGGAGATACGGATGCCTCCTGAACCGGCGGTGCGTCGATTTTTGATACTGCGATCGGCGACTCAAGAATCGGAGTCGGCCCGGCGTTGGGGCGCTCGATGCGAGAAAACGAGCAGGCCGCAGCGACGACTAAACTCAGCATCCCGACGCCGGCGTACCAAATCGGACGGAGGTGCCCGACATGCATTCCGACCTGATTCACCACGATCACGGGAAACTCGGCTTCGCGCGGCAGGAGCATCGCGTCCATTTGCGTTTGCAGTTCACGACGCGACGCCTCGAGCCGGCGCACCGCTTCGTCCTTGCTCGGCGAAGGCTTTGCCCCTGGGGAACTTCCACCGTTGCCGTTTTTTTTGCGAGTCGTAACAGGTGCCGGCGCGTTCGGCGCGATGAGTTGCGGCGCCGATGCATCGGACTCGTCCGGCGATTCGGCAGCCGCGGCGAGAACGATCGTCGGCTCGGGCCCACGCGTCGTGGATATTGCAGCGAGTTCCGTATCGAGCGATTGCAATTCCGGATGCTCCGGCTGCATCGTCGCCGCCAACCGCGCGCGACGGGCAAGCAACGCTTCGTAGCGTCCCGAGGCCAAGGTTTCGATACGCCCCAAGCCGTGCCGGGGCTCGATAGGTTCTGCCAAGGTCGAAATCGAATCTTGCCGCAGGACCTGCTGCCGGGCCGAACCCAATACATCCTTGACGGCGCTATCCAGATCGTTGACCTTCGTCCGAAGTCGATCGACCGACCCATACCAACGCTCGGCCGAGATTTCGTCGGCGTAGTGTCGCGCGAGCGCGTCGACGATCTTCGCGCCGAGTTCGGCATCGTCGGTTCCCGGCCAGACGATCCGCACGGATCGACGATCGCCGATTTGTTCCGTGTCGATTTCCACCCGGAGCCGACGTCGCCATTCGACGATGTCGGATTCGCGCTCGGAATCCGCTGTTTCGGCCGAATTTCGCCGGAGTTCTTTCCAAACGAGGCTCAGAGAATCAGTCGAGAGAAGATGTCGTCGCAGCGACTCGGCCGTCGGCGCGAACTTAGGAACGACCCGAAATTGCACTTCCGCGACGGTCTCGGCAGGCCGAAAGCGCTCCTCCGGCCGGACCACGCAGACGACGGCGACACCGAAACCCGCCAGCGCGCAGCCGAGCGCTACGAACCTTACCCAACGCATTGGGAGACGGCGGCGAACATGCGAGCGCTGGTCGACGGACGGTACGGTCATAACGATTGTGCGAGCCCGAGAATTAATCCTCATGTCGGGCATCGTCTTTGTCGGACCGCCGACTTGAATCGATCGCCGTCGGAGGGAGCCCTATGCTCGCTTCGCCGTGGTGTTACGATGAAGGAAAGTCGCGAGTGCGACACGGCTTAGCGGCCACCCAACCCCTTTCCGATTTTTGCAAGTTTCCCAACCGCCGGCCCTGCCGGCGGCGCATTGTCGATCGTCTCTGTCTCTCTCTCTCTTTCTGACCACCGACCACTGACCCCCGACCACTTCCTCCCCCATGTTCCAAGTGAAAATCTGCGGACTAACGAGCCCCGCCGATGCGCTGGCCGCGGTCGAGGCGGGTGCCGATGCGATCGGGCTGAATTTCTATCCGCCGAGCCCGAGATTTATTCGACGGGAAACGGCGCGCGAGATCGTCGCCGCGGTCGGGACGCAGGTTTGCAAAGTCGGCCTCTTCGTCAACGCCTCGGCCGCCGAGATTCTCGCGGCACGCGACGAGCTCGGCCTCGACCTCGTTCAACTCCACGGCGACGAGCGGCCCGACCTGTTGCGGGCTCTCGCACCTCGGCCCGTCATGAAGGCTTTTCGGATCGGGCCCGACGGGCTCGCGCCGCTGCGCCGCTGGTTCGACGAAGGGATGCGCGGCGGCTTGCTGCCGCGCATGGTCTTGCTCGATGCCTATAGCGCCGGCCGCTACGGCGGCACGGGGCTCACCACCGACTGGCCGACGGCTGCGGCCTATGCGGCGACCCCTGGTCTTCCAAGCTGCGTTCTCGCCGGCGGGCTCACTCCGGAGAACGTCGCCGCAGCGATTGCCGCCGTAAGGCCCGCCGCGGTCGATGTGGCCGGGGGAGTGGAATCCGGCCCCGGCATGAAGGACGCCGCGAAAATGCAGGCCTTCGTCCTGGCAGCGAAAAAAGCCCTGGAACAGGCCCGCCCCTAGCTCCCCGCCACGGACGCAAGGCTTGCCGATTCGGCGGCCGAATCCTATCATCTGTGGGCTGCGGCACACTCCGCGACGGATCGTGCCGTGCTCGAAAATTATCGTTTCTCCCGAGGATTTCCATCGTGTCTCAAGTAGCTGCCGCTCGTCTGCCGTATAAAGTCGCCGATATTTCTTTGGCCGAAGCCGGTCGCAAGCGGATCATGCTGGCCGAGAACGAAATGCCCGGCCTGATGTCGCTCCGTAAGAAGTACGGCACGTCGAAGCCGCTCAAGGGGGCTCGGGTCGCGGGCTGTCTGCACATGACCGTCGAAACGGCCGTGCTGATCGAGACCCTTACCGCACTCGGCGCTGAAGTCACCTGGAGCAGTTGCAATATCTTCTCGACTCAAGACGACGCCGCAGCCGCCATCGCCGCGACGGGCGTGCCGGTCTACGCTTGGCGCGGTGAGACCAACGAAGAGTTCGATTGGTGCATCGAGCAGACTTTGTACTTCGCCGACGGCCAGCCGCTGAACATGATTCTCGACGACGGCGGCGACCTTACCTATATGGTCCACGCGAAGTTCCCCGAGTTGCTCGCCGGCATCAAGGGCCTGAGCGAAGAGACGACGACGGGAGTGCATCGCCTCGAGCAGATGCTCGCCAAGGGAGAATTGAAGCTGCCGTCGATCGACGTGAACAACTCGGTGACGAAGAGCAAGTTCGACAATCTCTACGGCTGCCGCGAATCGCTCGCCGACGGCATCAAGCGCGCCACCGATGTGATGATCGCCGGCAAGGTC
This window of the Planctomycetia bacterium genome carries:
- a CDS encoding AAA family ATPase, whose amino-acid sequence is MYEAFFELTQRPFAAAARADRYFPGRSIEPARTAVERAIERAEGTSIVIGPAGCGKTLLLHLMAERFRGRFDVAMLSNGRLATRRALLQAILFELGMPYRGLEEGELRLALFDRLQPGVTPAEGLLLLIDEAHLLPLRLLEEVRMITDFMRSGEPRVRLVLAGAAALEERLATPRLGSLQQRITSRCYLEAMDRSDTAEYVRQQIASVGSEPQKVFTDGAIETIYRATEGIPRLVNQTCDHALVMACAGGVRPIDSAGIEEAWADLQQLPTPWSQAAGYSDPNASSQDSVIEFGLLDDSVLVEPAPRASFHPSTPTTTSSAHHAGELADAGNDFDTDLELGELEPSATNEAGIISSAANHETYASVIPVERRSEADVTLDVLETHLAEWETDYEPVVTQQPEVELMLSEARRDPFAEDFVEEVSVVDRYASADRLQVAPRAQVYSTEGTALAALLNASRALHEQARSRLTADQEQAKQPTLKQTPTVDAPVAAGVAAAAPIAAPHAAAQARSVVRPTIPLVAGRRGAAEHVAESDPVEPEDFIIVPKRAGSDADMIIVEDDPQTNAIPTAEATLVRKQDYRQLFARMRKVE
- a CDS encoding phosphoribosylanthranilate isomerase — translated: MFQVKICGLTSPADALAAVEAGADAIGLNFYPPSPRFIRRETAREIVAAVGTQVCKVGLFVNASAAEILAARDELGLDLVQLHGDERPDLLRALAPRPVMKAFRIGPDGLAPLRRWFDEGMRGGLLPRMVLLDAYSAGRYGGTGLTTDWPTAAAYAATPGLPSCVLAGGLTPENVAAAIAAVRPAAVDVAGGVESGPGMKDAAKMQAFVLAAKKALEQARP